From Tautonia plasticadhaerens, the proteins below share one genomic window:
- a CDS encoding DNA methyltransferase — translation MVIAAKKKPGRDGGPPKKGQLADGVSSRSGPAPDAEQDAPARPGSNPSPDVLPELSADGHESLREGIRKRGVQVPVEIDAATEEVLDGRARVMICRELGIRHYPRRVVTGLDTEEDRRHHRLRANCLRRQMDRSTLKGLVLAEMRRKPQSDRLLASIFGLAHSTIGVWRREFSSTGRCRPVGSFTSANGKTFRRPTAIYATTPVTASRAAELLNALGEDAPGRELSPRAAEKLLLGRRREQADARVVAAKGKPGVLAGRFQDLGGRIGDATVDAIWTDPPYSRAWVEDGQWADLGGLAARVLRPGGVLATYCGVAYLDRVLPQLCGAGLAYFWTFSVRYSGLSSRNYQVNAINKWKPILVFGKGRAKFAGAIPDSWEGGGRVKALHEWEQPEQECLYWLHRLAGPGSVVLDPCCGSGTTLVCAGRVGMRSIGFDCDPGAVALARARLAGKATPRGESSGSPANAPR, via the coding sequence ATGGTGATCGCCGCGAAGAAGAAGCCGGGCCGGGACGGCGGGCCTCCGAAGAAGGGTCAGCTCGCCGATGGCGTGTCGTCTCGGAGCGGGCCGGCCCCCGACGCCGAGCAGGATGCCCCGGCGCGTCCCGGATCGAACCCCTCGCCGGATGTCCTCCCCGAGCTGAGTGCCGACGGGCATGAGTCGCTGAGGGAAGGTATCCGCAAGCGGGGGGTCCAGGTCCCCGTCGAGATCGACGCCGCCACCGAGGAGGTCCTGGACGGGCGGGCCAGGGTCATGATCTGCCGGGAACTCGGGATCCGCCACTACCCGAGGCGGGTGGTCACCGGGCTGGACACCGAGGAGGACCGCCGGCACCACCGTCTGCGGGCCAACTGCCTCCGCCGGCAGATGGACCGGTCCACCCTAAAGGGGCTCGTACTGGCCGAGATGAGGCGCAAGCCGCAGAGCGACCGGCTGCTGGCCTCGATCTTCGGCCTCGCCCACTCGACGATCGGCGTGTGGAGACGTGAGTTCTCGTCAACCGGACGATGCCGTCCGGTAGGGAGTTTCACATCCGCGAATGGGAAGACGTTCCGCCGCCCGACCGCCATCTACGCCACCACGCCCGTCACCGCCTCCCGGGCCGCCGAGCTGCTCAACGCCCTCGGCGAGGACGCCCCCGGCCGGGAACTCTCCCCGAGGGCCGCCGAGAAGCTCCTGCTGGGCCGGCGGCGGGAGCAGGCCGACGCCCGGGTCGTCGCAGCAAAGGGCAAGCCCGGCGTCCTGGCGGGGAGGTTCCAGGACCTGGGCGGGCGGATCGGTGACGCGACCGTCGATGCGATCTGGACCGACCCGCCGTACTCCCGGGCCTGGGTCGAGGACGGCCAGTGGGCCGACCTGGGGGGCCTCGCCGCCCGGGTGCTCCGGCCCGGCGGCGTGCTGGCGACCTACTGCGGGGTCGCCTACCTCGACCGGGTGCTCCCGCAACTCTGCGGCGCCGGCCTGGCGTATTTCTGGACGTTCAGCGTCCGGTATTCGGGGCTCTCGTCGCGGAACTATCAGGTGAACGCAATCAACAAGTGGAAGCCGATCCTCGTCTTCGGCAAGGGGCGGGCCAAGTTCGCCGGGGCGATCCCGGATTCGTGGGAGGGGGGCGGCCGGGTCAAGGCGCTCCACGAGTGGGAGCAGCCGGAGCAGGAGTGCCTGTACTGGCTGCATCGGCTGGCCGGGCCGGGCTCGGTGGTCCTGGACCCCTGCTGCGGCAGCGGGACGACGCTGGTCTGCGCCGGGCGGGTGGGGATGAGGTCGATCGGCTTCGATTGCGACCCGGGGGCGGTCGCCCTGGCGCGGGCACGGCTGGCTGGCAAGGCGACCCCGAGGGGCGAGTCGAGCGGATCGCCCGCGAACGCTCCAAGGTGA
- a CDS encoding ECF-type sigma factor: MNDVTRILSAIEQGDPKAAGELLPLVYGELRRLAKQRLAQEKAGQTLQATALVHEAYLRLVDGEAVRRWDSRGHFFAAAAEAIRRILVDNARRKRAEKHGGRMARREFDDVDIAAPAPSEDLLALDEALARLEAEDPVKAQLVKLRYFAGLSEEEAAQALGISRTTAHRHWRYARVWLLNQLGGEGGPQEIRRGPTGP, from the coding sequence ATGAACGACGTGACACGCATCCTCTCGGCCATCGAGCAGGGCGACCCCAAGGCCGCCGGTGAACTCCTGCCGCTCGTCTACGGAGAGCTCCGGCGGCTCGCGAAGCAGAGGCTCGCCCAGGAGAAGGCGGGGCAGACGCTCCAGGCCACGGCGCTGGTGCATGAGGCCTACCTCCGGCTCGTCGATGGGGAGGCGGTCCGGCGCTGGGATAGCCGGGGGCACTTCTTCGCCGCGGCGGCCGAGGCCATACGCCGCATTCTCGTCGACAACGCCCGCCGCAAGCGGGCGGAGAAGCACGGCGGCCGGATGGCCCGCCGGGAGTTCGATGACGTCGACATCGCGGCCCCGGCCCCCTCGGAGGACCTCCTGGCCCTCGATGAGGCGCTCGCGAGGCTTGAGGCCGAGGACCCGGTCAAGGCCCAGCTCGTGAAGCTCCGCTACTTCGCCGGCCTCTCCGAGGAGGAGGCGGCGCAGGCGCTGGGTATCTCCCGCACCACGGCCCACCGCCACTGGCGATACGCCAGGGTCTGGCTGCTCAATCAGCTGGGAGGAGAGGGGGGGCCGCAAGAAATCCGGCGAGGACCGACCGGGCCGTGA
- a CDS encoding serine/threonine-protein kinase yields the protein MHQTAPNAEEIFLAALEIEGAEARSSYLDEVCGDPELRRHVEHLLALDARASGFLEPPASTPTLTVEAPNPLEGTVIGPYRLMEQIGEGGMGVVYVAEQLEPVRRRVALKVIKPGMDTEQVVARFEAERQALALMDHPNIARVIDAGMTASGRPYFVMELVRGIQITEYCDGEQLSIRDRLELFVLVCRAVQHAHQKGVIHRDLKPSNILVTVIDGEAVPKVIDFGVAKATGPALTDRSLFTCFHQLIGTPLYMSPEQAALTGVDVDTRSDIYSLGVLLYELLTGTTPFDSESLRRAAFDEMRRIICEEEPPRPSTRLSSLGVTLSTASAKRKADPRRLVLSLRSELDWVVMKALEKDRRRRYETANDFAADVLRYLTDRPVEACPPSAWYRLGKFARRNRLAFGIGSSLAASLVLGVLGLTAGLLAIARERSKAEERLVLARQAVDEMYTEVAEEWLADREQMTPLQRQFLEKALRFYTRFAAEPAADPEDRHKAAQALERVGQIQRAFGQTLEALSSSERAVARLTALAGEIPDRPEYRRSLSEALGSLAQLQGEAGRIVEAESTHRRAIAIHGELRRAGADRIESEELSLLYWHHYLLSEVLIAKGWGNAAKREADRAFEVAGQRLKETPNDPGARHEMALALIENAKFSEAFGRPAEAEELLRRAVAIIESPVAEKPAKAEYRAVLALGWNNLGVLLMNLGRQDHEAERLDDARAAFQQGDAVSEQLVEAYPHVVRYRSFRAGTLNNLGYALMHAGRLDEALDVHRRCLAIREQILAQYPDVPEHRADVSFSLGSVASALGKGGNWAQVLELIDRAVSDLRSALAASVGNSRYGDRLQDTLRRRAEARLKLGDHEAAAEDAHEMWHGGIPNSNQGRTAFNAYLTLRDCLTVARNDPELALERREEVADAYLDRARAMLNEAERCGAMNATGTVIVQLVTELAASDLTEVRDPVRAVRVAEGYLERHPGEAELWKALGLARYRAGDGDGAIQAVEEAKEIKGRLTTPLEFTLLAAAHASKGEMEVARGYFERARAASTEHWMSDTPQSLTEEAASLLGMDEPTGAARDPGDESRSEEM from the coding sequence ATGCACCAGACTGCTCCGAATGCCGAGGAGATCTTCCTGGCGGCCCTCGAGATCGAAGGGGCGGAGGCCCGTTCATCCTACCTGGACGAGGTCTGCGGCGATCCCGAGTTGCGTCGCCACGTCGAGCATCTCCTCGCCCTGGATGCCCGGGCGAGCGGCTTCCTCGAGCCCCCCGCGTCGACGCCGACGCTCACGGTCGAGGCGCCGAATCCCTTGGAGGGCACCGTCATCGGCCCGTACCGGCTGATGGAGCAGATCGGGGAGGGCGGCATGGGTGTCGTCTACGTCGCCGAGCAGCTCGAGCCGGTCCGCCGTCGCGTGGCCCTGAAGGTCATCAAGCCGGGCATGGACACCGAGCAGGTCGTCGCCCGGTTCGAGGCGGAGCGGCAGGCGCTGGCGCTGATGGACCACCCCAACATCGCCCGCGTCATCGACGCGGGGATGACCGCCTCGGGCCGCCCCTACTTCGTCATGGAGCTGGTCCGGGGCATCCAGATCACGGAGTACTGCGATGGGGAGCAGCTCTCCATCCGCGACCGGTTGGAGCTATTCGTCCTGGTCTGCCGGGCCGTGCAGCACGCCCACCAGAAGGGGGTCATCCACCGCGACCTGAAGCCCTCCAACATCCTGGTCACCGTCATCGACGGGGAGGCCGTGCCGAAGGTCATCGACTTCGGCGTCGCCAAGGCGACCGGCCCGGCGCTGACCGATCGCTCCCTCTTCACCTGCTTCCACCAGCTCATCGGCACGCCGCTGTACATGAGCCCCGAGCAGGCGGCCCTCACGGGCGTCGACGTCGATACCCGGAGCGACATCTACTCCCTCGGGGTTCTGCTCTATGAGTTGCTGACCGGGACGACGCCCTTCGACAGCGAGTCGCTCCGGCGGGCCGCCTTCGACGAGATGCGGCGGATCATCTGCGAGGAGGAGCCGCCGCGGCCCAGCACGCGACTCAGCTCGCTCGGCGTGACGCTCTCGACCGCCTCGGCCAAGCGGAAGGCCGACCCGAGGCGGCTCGTCCTGTCACTGCGGAGCGAGTTGGACTGGGTGGTGATGAAGGCCCTGGAGAAGGACCGTCGACGTCGCTATGAGACGGCCAACGACTTCGCCGCCGACGTGTTGCGCTACTTGACCGACCGGCCGGTGGAGGCGTGCCCGCCCTCGGCGTGGTACCGGCTCGGCAAGTTCGCCAGGCGGAATCGGCTCGCCTTCGGTATCGGGTCTTCGCTGGCCGCCTCACTGGTGCTCGGAGTCCTCGGGCTCACCGCAGGCCTGCTCGCCATCGCCCGGGAGCGGAGTAAGGCCGAGGAACGCCTCGTCCTCGCCCGTCAGGCCGTCGACGAGATGTACACCGAGGTGGCCGAGGAGTGGCTGGCCGACCGAGAGCAGATGACGCCCCTCCAGCGTCAGTTCCTCGAAAAGGCTTTGAGGTTCTACACACGGTTCGCCGCCGAACCGGCGGCCGATCCCGAGGACCGACACAAAGCTGCTCAGGCCCTGGAGCGGGTCGGCCAGATCCAGCGTGCCTTCGGACAGACGCTGGAAGCGTTGTCGAGCTCGGAGCGGGCCGTCGCTCGCCTCACGGCGCTTGCAGGTGAGATTCCCGACCGGCCGGAATATCGGCGAAGCCTCTCGGAAGCCCTCGGGAGCCTCGCTCAGCTTCAGGGGGAGGCAGGCCGGATCGTGGAGGCGGAATCCACCCATCGCCGAGCCATCGCGATTCACGGAGAACTACGAAGAGCTGGGGCGGATCGGATTGAATCCGAGGAACTGAGCCTCCTCTACTGGCATCACTACCTCCTCTCGGAAGTTCTCATCGCCAAGGGCTGGGGAAATGCGGCCAAGAGAGAAGCTGATCGAGCGTTCGAGGTCGCCGGGCAGCGGCTCAAGGAAACCCCGAATGATCCCGGGGCACGCCACGAAATGGCACTCGCCCTGATCGAGAATGCGAAGTTCTCCGAAGCGTTCGGGCGCCCGGCCGAGGCTGAGGAGCTGCTCCGACGGGCGGTCGCCATCATCGAGTCGCCGGTGGCCGAAAAGCCGGCCAAGGCGGAATATCGGGCAGTCCTAGCTCTCGGCTGGAACAACCTGGGTGTGCTCCTCATGAACCTGGGCCGGCAAGATCACGAAGCCGAACGTCTCGACGACGCCAGGGCCGCCTTCCAGCAGGGGGACGCCGTGTCCGAGCAGCTTGTGGAGGCATACCCCCACGTGGTCCGCTACAGGTCGTTCCGGGCCGGAACTTTGAACAACCTGGGGTATGCCTTGATGCACGCCGGGCGGCTCGACGAGGCCCTCGACGTCCACCGACGTTGCCTCGCCATCCGCGAGCAGATCCTCGCCCAGTATCCGGATGTGCCGGAGCATCGAGCCGATGTCAGCTTTTCTTTGGGTAGCGTCGCCTCCGCCCTAGGGAAGGGGGGGAATTGGGCACAGGTCCTTGAATTGATCGACCGAGCAGTCTCGGACCTCAGGAGTGCCCTGGCAGCCTCGGTCGGGAATTCGAGGTATGGAGACCGACTCCAGGACACACTCCGGCGACGTGCCGAGGCACGGCTCAAGCTCGGCGATCATGAGGCAGCGGCCGAGGACGCCCACGAGATGTGGCACGGAGGGATTCCCAACTCGAATCAGGGCAGGACCGCGTTCAATGCCTATCTCACCCTCCGTGATTGCCTCACGGTTGCTCGGAACGATCCCGAGCTCGCACTGGAGCGTCGAGAGGAGGTCGCCGACGCCTACCTCGATCGGGCCCGGGCGATGCTCAACGAAGCCGAACGATGTGGGGCGATGAACGCGACCGGGACCGTCATCGTTCAACTTGTGACCGAACTCGCCGCCAGCGACCTGACGGAGGTGCGCGATCCGGTTCGCGCCGTCCGGGTCGCGGAAGGGTACCTGGAACGTCACCCCGGAGAGGCCGAGCTCTGGAAGGCCCTGGGGCTGGCGCGGTATCGCGCTGGTGATGGGGATGGGGCAATCCAGGCCGTGGAGGAGGCCAAAGAGATCAAGGGGCGATTAACAACTCCGCTTGAATTCACGCTCTTGGCCGCGGCCCATGCGAGCAAAGGTGAGATGGAGGTGGCCCGAGGATACTTCGAGCGAGCCCGGGCCGCGAGCACGGAGCATTGGATGAGCGACACGCCGCAGTCTCTGACCGAGGAGGCGGCATCCCTCCTGGGGATGGACGAGCCGACCGGAGCCGCTCGGGACCCAGGTGACGAGTCCAGGTCCGAAGAAATGTGA
- a CDS encoding delta-60 repeat domain-containing protein — translation MTRSASDARKTGPRRRFALRPQAESLEGRQFLSAGDLDLSFSTGGWTTVSPVTDAKETNYDYAHDVAILGDGKILVAGTSYPDRFGLTRLGPDGALDTTFGTGGRALSTFGTRQTYGGMAVQGDGKIVIVGGIDNGVQVNRRSYVYNNDMLIVRYNANGSLDPTFGVGGVVELGISTYGGDSPGDLQNKYDEALGVAVQADGKIVVSGRAYVGAGDYDGVLLRLNPDGSQDTSFGAGGHAVSPDAASFLNVAIQADGKIVVQGDRSGATLGRFNGDGSVDDGTASDTTPGDAFGTGGFVTSTTPLGGRGWENLLIRPDDGSILAQGTVDDGQNSDIGLFRVLGDGTPDSSFGTAGMARVDVGPYEYSGGMALMPDGRIVVVGGYLGDRNVNVEHALIARLTPQGTLDPTFGTGGVALQNFSTTRDEFAGVALQPDGRIVAVGTWYRSANKSTSEGDFLITRFHGDDMTSLSSFGAPSLEGASSATKGDLTILASDWIQSPKRKRPGTIAAR, via the coding sequence ATGACCCGATCCGCTTCGGACGCCAGGAAGACCGGCCCGCGTCGGCGTTTTGCCCTTCGCCCCCAGGCCGAGTCGCTCGAGGGGCGTCAGTTCCTCTCCGCAGGCGACCTCGACCTCTCCTTCAGCACGGGCGGTTGGACGACCGTCAGCCCGGTCACCGATGCGAAGGAGACGAACTACGATTACGCGCACGACGTGGCCATCCTGGGAGACGGTAAGATCCTCGTGGCCGGGACGTCCTACCCGGACCGATTCGGCCTGACCAGGCTCGGTCCGGACGGCGCGCTCGACACCACGTTCGGGACCGGAGGCCGGGCCCTTTCCACCTTCGGGACCAGGCAGACCTATGGCGGCATGGCGGTCCAGGGCGATGGCAAGATCGTCATCGTGGGCGGGATCGACAACGGCGTCCAGGTCAACCGTCGCAGCTACGTCTACAACAACGACATGTTGATCGTGCGGTACAACGCCAACGGCTCCCTCGACCCCACGTTCGGGGTCGGTGGGGTCGTCGAGCTGGGCATTAGCACCTACGGCGGCGATTCCCCCGGCGACTTGCAGAATAAGTACGACGAGGCGCTGGGTGTCGCAGTGCAGGCGGACGGTAAGATCGTCGTCTCGGGCAGGGCGTACGTCGGGGCGGGCGACTACGATGGCGTGCTGTTGCGCCTCAACCCCGACGGATCGCAAGACACCTCGTTCGGGGCCGGTGGCCATGCCGTCAGCCCCGACGCGGCGTCCTTCCTGAACGTGGCGATCCAGGCCGACGGTAAGATCGTCGTCCAGGGCGACCGGAGCGGGGCGACGCTTGGGCGGTTCAACGGCGACGGCTCCGTGGATGACGGCACGGCCAGTGACACGACCCCCGGCGACGCCTTCGGTACCGGAGGCTTCGTCACCTCGACGACCCCCCTGGGTGGGCGGGGCTGGGAGAACCTGCTCATCCGGCCCGATGACGGCTCCATCCTGGCCCAGGGCACCGTGGATGACGGCCAGAATAGCGACATCGGCCTGTTCCGCGTCCTCGGCGATGGCACGCCCGACTCGAGCTTCGGCACGGCAGGCATGGCCCGCGTCGATGTCGGGCCCTACGAGTACTCGGGCGGCATGGCCCTCATGCCCGACGGCCGCATCGTCGTCGTCGGTGGCTATCTGGGCGACCGCAACGTCAACGTGGAACACGCCTTGATCGCCCGCCTGACGCCGCAAGGGACGCTCGATCCGACCTTCGGCACCGGCGGGGTGGCCTTGCAGAACTTCTCCACGACGCGCGATGAGTTCGCCGGAGTCGCCCTGCAACCCGATGGCCGGATCGTCGCCGTCGGCACCTGGTACCGCTCGGCCAACAAGAGCACTTCGGAGGGCGACTTCCTCATCACCCGCTTCCATGGCGACGACATGACGAGCCTCTCATCCTTCGGCGCGCCCTCGTTGGAGGGCGCGTCCTCGGCCACCAAGGGCGACCTCACGATCCTGGCATCCGACTGGATCCAGTCCCCGAAGAGGAAGCGGCCCGGCACCATCGCCGCTCGGTGA